One region of Chlorobiota bacterium genomic DNA includes:
- a CDS encoding thiazole synthase — protein MSGDPFLLGTRSYNSRLILGTSRYPNPAIMAESLRAGGAELVTVSIRRLNLRDRNSPSILDSIDRTRYDLLPNTAGCYTAKDAVLTAQLAREALGTDFIKVEVIGDEETLFPDVEHLLKACLELVRDQFVVLPYCNDDPITCMKLQDIGCAAVMPLAAPIGSGMGIRNPYNLQIIREKIQIPMIIDAGIGTASDAARAMELGADAILLNSAVAGAHDPVGMASAMRMAVEAGRLAHHAGRIPTKLYATASSPVQGVIHTGGA, from the coding sequence ATGTCCGGCGACCCCTTTTTACTTGGCACGCGCAGCTATAACTCCCGATTGATTTTGGGAACCAGCCGCTACCCGAACCCCGCGATCATGGCGGAGTCGTTGCGGGCTGGCGGTGCGGAGCTTGTCACCGTCTCCATCCGGCGGCTGAACCTGCGCGACCGCAACTCCCCTTCGATCCTTGACTCCATTGACCGCACCCGCTACGACCTGCTTCCGAACACCGCAGGATGCTACACCGCAAAGGATGCCGTGCTGACCGCACAGCTTGCACGCGAAGCATTGGGAACCGATTTCATCAAGGTGGAGGTGATTGGCGACGAGGAGACGTTATTCCCCGATGTTGAGCATCTTCTGAAAGCCTGTTTGGAGCTTGTTCGGGACCAGTTTGTGGTGCTTCCCTACTGCAACGATGACCCCATCACCTGCATGAAATTGCAAGACATCGGGTGCGCTGCGGTGATGCCCCTTGCCGCGCCGATCGGCTCCGGCATGGGGATACGCAACCCGTACAACCTTCAGATTATCCGTGAGAAAATCCAGATACCGATGATTATTGATGCCGGAATAGGAACCGCATCGGACGCGGCCCGCGCAATGGAGCTGGGTGCCGATGCAATCCTGCTGAACAGCGCGGTGGCCGGCGCGCACGACCCCGTGGGAATGGCCAGCGCAATGCGAATGGCGGTGGAGGCCGGGCGGCTGGCGCACCACGCCGGGCGCATCCCCACAAAACTGTATGCCACCGCTTCCTCCCCTGTTCAGGGGGTCATTCATACCGGCGGAGCATAA
- a CDS encoding thiamine phosphate synthase — MEPIFRLLAIAQTPADVERYVDAARANPDVRLGLMARDPGHRRDGVEDLIRTALARRAPHNLTLISNAYPVPGSQLLHLTALGLRELSWAGGGGCLRRAFGASTHSVQEALLAENMGADYITLSPLFPTASKPGATGGGLELLREVCAAVSVPVFALGGVTLQNAHHCIEAGAYGIAGITLFAQNALEELHAAMLPTTQHP; from the coding sequence ATGGAACCAATTTTCCGGCTGCTGGCAATCGCACAAACGCCAGCCGATGTGGAGCGATATGTGGACGCGGCCCGCGCCAACCCTGACGTTCGGCTTGGCCTTATGGCCCGCGACCCCGGCCACCGTCGCGACGGCGTGGAGGACCTGATCCGCACCGCGCTTGCGCGGCGAGCACCGCACAATCTTACCCTTATCAGCAACGCCTATCCGGTCCCCGGGTCCCAGCTGCTTCACCTGACGGCGTTGGGGCTGCGGGAACTGTCGTGGGCTGGCGGTGGCGGGTGCTTGCGGCGTGCGTTTGGGGCCTCCACCCACAGCGTCCAGGAAGCATTGCTGGCGGAAAACATGGGGGCGGATTACATTACCCTTAGCCCACTGTTCCCAACGGCCTCCAAGCCCGGCGCAACCGGCGGGGGATTGGAACTTTTGCGGGAAGTCTGCGCGGCGGTTTCCGTTCCGGTGTTTGCCCTGGGCGGGGTGACGCTGCAGAACGCCCACCACTGCATTGAAGCCGGCGCGTACGGCATTGCCGGCATCACCCTGTTTGCCCAGAACGCCCTTGAAGAACTTCACGCAGCAATGCTGCCAACCACGCAGCACCCATAA
- a CDS encoding methyltransferase domain-containing protein, which produces MAMDQAIQEREKQFYDEEWKKITVREIRGRVVIPQVPTLSGKRVLVCSCGTGIEAVQAALEGADVYAFDISETAVQNARAMAEFNNVPMQVQAMDFHHLTYPDDFFDIVYGSAILHHIDCDVVGRNIHRVLKPGGVAYFRENSDRNPLLRWIRRLAFGKPGGYQRQRFLFFRRNGTTDEYPLTEEEVRTLRDIFHGNLQRYNQTFEFFYLLNAMIFKKRSVGRKLRAFDRFVVRVLPFLRRYSFQQELWMQKPSGKP; this is translated from the coding sequence ATGGCGATGGACCAAGCAATACAAGAACGCGAGAAGCAGTTTTACGATGAGGAGTGGAAGAAAATCACCGTGCGCGAAATTCGCGGCAGGGTGGTGATCCCGCAGGTCCCAACCCTTTCCGGGAAACGCGTCCTTGTCTGCTCCTGCGGGACCGGAATCGAAGCGGTGCAGGCCGCGTTGGAAGGGGCCGATGTTTATGCCTTCGACATCTCCGAAACGGCGGTGCAGAACGCCCGCGCAATGGCCGAATTCAACAACGTCCCGATGCAGGTCCAGGCGATGGATTTCCACCACCTCACCTACCCCGATGACTTCTTCGACATCGTTTACGGCTCGGCAATTTTGCACCACATTGATTGCGACGTTGTGGGCCGCAACATCCACCGCGTGCTGAAGCCTGGCGGCGTTGCGTACTTCCGGGAAAACAGCGACCGCAACCCGCTGCTCCGTTGGATCCGGCGGCTTGCGTTTGGCAAACCCGGGGGCTATCAACGCCAGCGATTTCTCTTCTTCCGCCGCAACGGAACCACCGATGAATATCCCCTGACCGAGGAAGAAGTCAGGACCTTGCGCGACATCTTCCACGGGAATTTGCAGCGTTACAACCAGACTTTCGAGTTCTTCTACTTGCTGAACGCCATGATCTTCAAAAAGCGTTCGGTTGGGCGGAAGCTGCGGGCGTTCGACCGGTTTGTGGTGCGGGTGCTTCCGTTCCTACGCCGCTACTCCTTCCAACAAGAACTCTGGATGCAGAAGCCAAGCGGCAAGCCATGA
- the thiD gene encoding bifunctional hydroxymethylpyrimidine kinase/phosphomethylpyrimidine kinase: protein MNVALTIAGSDSGGGAGIQADLKTFQAFGLFGTTAITSVTAQNTCGVRGVADVPVEVIAGQIEAVMDDFQVAAIKIGMVSSAAIIHAVAQLLERRAANIPIVLDPVMVATSGDRLLRHDAVAALAKRLIPLATIVTPNIPEAEVLSQQSIASVPEMRHAASTIAAMGPAAVLIKGGHPPQTEHATPEALDLLLDGGEFQEFRLPWIQTGSTHGTGCTLSAAIAALLALGNPLPQAVLQAKAYVHGAMLHAPGLGKGSGPLLHSWRSNAPDRNP from the coding sequence ATGAACGTGGCCCTCACAATCGCCGGTTCCGACAGCGGCGGCGGCGCGGGAATCCAAGCCGACCTGAAAACGTTCCAGGCGTTCGGCCTGTTTGGGACCACGGCCATCACCAGCGTTACCGCCCAAAACACTTGCGGCGTGCGGGGCGTGGCGGATGTTCCGGTGGAGGTTATCGCCGGGCAGATTGAGGCGGTGATGGATGATTTCCAGGTGGCGGCAATCAAAATTGGGATGGTTTCTTCGGCAGCAATCATCCACGCCGTTGCCCAGCTGCTGGAACGCCGCGCCGCCAACATCCCCATTGTGCTGGACCCCGTAATGGTGGCCACCAGCGGCGACCGGCTGCTGCGCCACGATGCCGTTGCTGCGCTTGCCAAACGGCTGATTCCGCTGGCAACCATCGTCACCCCGAACATCCCCGAAGCCGAAGTTCTTTCCCAACAAAGCATTGCCTCGGTCCCCGAAATGCGCCACGCCGCAAGCACGATTGCGGCAATGGGGCCGGCAGCAGTGCTTATCAAAGGGGGCCATCCGCCGCAAACGGAGCACGCCACGCCGGAGGCCCTGGACCTGCTGCTTGATGGAGGTGAATTCCAGGAGTTCCGCTTGCCGTGGATCCAAACCGGAAGCACCCACGGGACCGGGTGCACCCTTTCGGCGGCGATTGCCGCGCTGCTGGCGTTGGGGAATCCACTGCCGCAAGCGGTGTTGCAGGCAAAAGCGTACGTCCATGGGGCCATGCTCCACGCACCAGGATTGGGGAAGGGAAGCGGGCCACTGCTCCATTCGTGGCGGTCCAACGCCCCGGACCGGAACCCCTGA
- a CDS encoding GNAT family N-acetyltransferase — MTEPNFHIRPATPADSGLIHSLIAELAEYERLRHEMVATEQSIHQALFGKSPRAEVILACVGQTAVGFALFFHNFSTFLGRSGVYLEDLFVRPEHRGNGYGKALLQRLAQIAVGRGCGRMEWSVLDWNQPSIDFYKSLGATPMDEWTVYRLTGTALESLAKNHSEGTIDNQ, encoded by the coding sequence ATGACTGAACCGAATTTCCACATTCGCCCGGCAACGCCTGCGGATTCCGGGTTGATCCATTCGCTGATTGCCGAGCTTGCCGAGTACGAGCGGCTGCGCCACGAGATGGTGGCAACCGAGCAGAGCATCCATCAGGCACTGTTTGGGAAATCCCCCCGCGCCGAAGTGATCCTTGCGTGCGTTGGCCAAACGGCGGTGGGGTTCGCCCTTTTCTTCCACAATTTTTCCACTTTTTTGGGACGCTCAGGGGTGTATCTTGAGGATCTTTTCGTCCGCCCCGAGCATCGCGGCAACGGCTACGGGAAAGCGTTGCTTCAACGCCTGGCCCAGATTGCCGTCGGGCGGGGATGCGGGCGGATGGAGTGGAGCGTTCTGGACTGGAACCAGCCCTCCATTGATTTCTACAAAAGCCTGGGCGCAACCCCGATGGACGAATGGACGGTGTATCGCCTAACTGGGACGGCATTGGAATCGCTAGCAAAGAACCATTCCGAAGGGACCATAGATAACCAATAA